A genomic window from Streptococcus sanguinis includes:
- a CDS encoding response regulator transcription factor, translated as MKVLVLEDTVSHQVRMETTLAEIAEELGIDIQVQVTGKIKEFKKYIENGDVNQLYFLDIDIKGEETKGLEVAQFIRHHNPYAIIVFVTSKSEFATMTFKYKVSALDFIDKDINNDAFKNRIKDSILYTKSTLIENTNMVDYFEYSYRGNDVRMPYNDILYIETTGSSHKLRIVGKNFLKEFYGTITDIQEKDQQSKRFFSPHKSYLVNIGNIVDYDKKNREIIFYENHRCPVTRLRVKYLKDIFENKGKRVDKA; from the coding sequence ATGAAAGTGTTAGTTTTAGAGGATACCGTATCTCATCAAGTCAGGATGGAAACGACATTAGCAGAAATTGCTGAGGAACTTGGAATTGACATCCAGGTTCAGGTTACAGGAAAAATCAAAGAATTCAAAAAATATATTGAAAATGGAGACGTTAACCAGCTTTATTTTTTGGATATTGATATTAAGGGGGAGGAAACAAAAGGGCTGGAAGTAGCTCAATTTATTCGTCATCATAATCCTTATGCCATTATAGTTTTTGTAACCTCAAAATCTGAATTTGCTACTATGACTTTTAAATATAAGGTATCAGCACTTGATTTTATCGATAAAGATATCAACAATGATGCTTTTAAAAATAGAATCAAAGACAGTATTCTTTACACTAAGAGTACACTAATTGAAAATACCAATATGGTAGATTATTTTGAATATAGTTATCGTGGCAATGATGTTCGAATGCCTTATAACGATATTTTGTATATCGAAACGACAGGGAGCTCCCATAAACTTCGGATTGTTGGTAAAAATTTTCTCAAGGAGTTTTATGGAACGATAACAGATATTCAAGAAAAAGATCAGCAATCTAAACGATTTTTTTCACCACATAAATCTTATCTGGTTAATATTGGCAACATTGTTGATTATGACAAGAAAAATCGAGAAATTATTTTTTACGAAAATCATCGCTGTCCGGTCACTCGTTTAAGAGTGAAATATCTGAAAGATATTTTCGAAAATAAAGGGAAAAGAGTTGACAAAGCTTAA